A segment of the Pantoea sp. At-9b genome:
CAAATACATCGAAGAGGAATAAACAATGACGCAACGTCGTGGTGGTTCAGGTAACTTTGCAGAAGATAAGCAACGCGCGGCTGAAGCGGGTCGCAAAGGTGGTCAGATGAGTGGCGGAAAT
Coding sequences within it:
- a CDS encoding general stress protein, whose product is MTQRRGGSGNFAEDKQRAAEAGRKGGQMSGGNFRNDPERAIEAGRKGGKISRRK